The following coding sequences are from one Reyranella humidisoli window:
- a CDS encoding NAD(P)/FAD-dependent oxidoreductase, producing the protein MPAVNQSIFSSDFKDQPYWWEAFRPQAITAPALPARTDVVVVGGGYAGLATARALADGGVQSVVLEADEFGSGASTRSGGALSAGLSIGKSFTGRTLDYKPELVRDVVGWAIDAYRALIDLVEQEKIDCHLEQRGRFLGACAASHYEGLRTRFAKLRDGGATDCRLITREEQREEIGSDFYHGGMVFETAGKLHPALFYGGLLAAVRRRNSITLAGHCRATGLARDGEGWRVSTSQGEVRARHVVVATNGYTSSVTPRLQKRLVPIASHIIATEELPADLIRELCPKGRTFSETRRVLHYYRISPDGKRVIFGGRARFTEIPGELRAQLLHQALVERFPQLRDTKVTHTWQGNVAFTYDALPHAGELDGLHFVVGCNGSGVSMMPFLGNAMGQSIAGRLHGKVPFAETELPSIPLYSGKPWFLPVIGGAFRTLDYIDEKIR; encoded by the coding sequence ATGCCTGCGGTTAATCAGTCGATCTTCTCCAGTGACTTCAAGGATCAGCCCTACTGGTGGGAGGCGTTCCGTCCGCAGGCCATCACCGCCCCGGCGCTGCCGGCCCGGACCGACGTCGTGGTGGTTGGCGGCGGCTATGCCGGGCTGGCGACGGCCCGCGCGCTGGCGGACGGCGGCGTACAGAGTGTGGTGCTCGAAGCCGACGAGTTCGGCTCCGGTGCCTCGACCCGCAGCGGCGGCGCCCTGAGTGCCGGCCTGTCGATCGGCAAGAGCTTCACCGGCCGCACGCTCGACTACAAACCGGAGCTGGTGCGCGACGTCGTGGGCTGGGCGATCGACGCCTATCGCGCGCTGATCGACCTGGTCGAGCAGGAGAAGATCGACTGCCATCTGGAGCAGCGCGGCCGCTTCCTCGGCGCCTGCGCCGCCTCGCACTACGAGGGGCTGCGCACGCGCTTCGCCAAGCTGCGCGATGGCGGCGCCACCGACTGCCGCCTGATCACCCGCGAGGAGCAGCGCGAGGAAATCGGCAGCGACTTCTATCATGGCGGCATGGTCTTCGAGACGGCGGGCAAGCTGCACCCGGCGCTGTTCTACGGCGGCCTGCTGGCGGCGGTGCGCCGGCGCAATTCCATCACCCTGGCCGGTCATTGCCGCGCCACCGGCCTCGCACGCGACGGCGAGGGCTGGCGGGTCAGCACCAGTCAGGGCGAGGTGCGGGCGCGCCATGTCGTGGTCGCCACCAACGGCTATACGTCCAGTGTCACGCCGCGCCTGCAGAAGCGCCTCGTGCCGATCGCCAGCCACATCATCGCGACCGAGGAACTGCCGGCCGACCTGATCCGCGAGCTTTGTCCCAAGGGCCGCACCTTCTCCGAGACGCGGCGCGTACTGCACTACTACCGGATCTCGCCCGACGGAAAGCGCGTGATCTTCGGCGGTCGCGCCCGTTTCACCGAGATCCCCGGCGAGTTGCGCGCCCAGCTCCTGCACCAGGCGCTGGTCGAGCGCTTCCCGCAGCTCAGGGACACCAAGGTCACCCACACCTGGCAGGGCAACGTCGCCTTCACCTATGACGCCCTGCCGCATGCCGGCGAACTCGACGGGCTGCACTTCGTGGTGGGCTGCAACGGCTCGGGCGTGTCGATGATGCCGTTCCTCGGCAATGCCATGGGCCAATCGATCGCCGGCCGCCTGCATGGCAAGGTGCCCTTCGCCGAGACCGAGCTGCCCTCCATTCCGCTCTATTCCGGCAAGCCATGGTTCCTGCCGGTGATCGGCGGCGCCTTCCGCACCCTCGACTACATCGACGAGAAGATCAGATGA
- a CDS encoding amidase, translating into MPAQDFAGRTVADHVEAFTSGKVAARDIVEGLLERTKKAEPFNPIATLDADGARAAADALDARRKNGGSFGALAGVPVSAKDLILTKGLRTAFASITMKDNVPSMDAEAIAQWRAADAVLFAKTTTPEFGHKVLTDSPLHGITRNPWNREHTSGGSSGGAAVSVALGLGPIAMSTDGAGSGRIPAACCGVYGLKATLGRVPHEVPPDQFGQLTYLGVMARHPGDLGAGLASMSRSHPNDPWTLAIGREPFAWPDKAGGHPIAGKRITVIRRMTGGYLDPDTEARLDAALAFLDKQGAKIKEMDGREIDWKLDVARIILRANQIERFADILKNRRGDLDPSFARTLDEGNAVDVVALRRAIVDRTTAFKAVQGLFADCDLLLTPTVATPAPPATQNQFEPLVVDGKPLGDLRAAWYTYTIPFNMTGHPAISIPFGRSKAGLPIGIHFVAPWYAEGHLIKLAQAFDAETGASAEFPPGFAAGA; encoded by the coding sequence ATGCCCGCTCAGGATTTCGCCGGCCGCACCGTCGCGGACCACGTAGAAGCCTTCACCTCCGGCAAGGTCGCCGCGCGCGACATCGTCGAGGGCCTGCTGGAACGCACGAAGAAGGCCGAGCCGTTCAACCCCATCGCGACACTCGACGCAGACGGAGCCCGCGCCGCGGCCGATGCGCTCGATGCGCGGCGAAAGAACGGCGGCTCGTTCGGCGCGCTGGCCGGCGTGCCGGTCTCGGCCAAGGACCTGATTCTGACCAAGGGCCTGCGCACCGCCTTCGCCTCGATCACGATGAAGGACAACGTGCCGTCGATGGACGCCGAGGCCATCGCCCAGTGGCGCGCCGCCGACGCCGTCCTGTTCGCCAAGACGACGACGCCGGAGTTCGGCCACAAGGTGCTGACGGACAGCCCCCTGCACGGCATCACGCGCAACCCCTGGAACCGCGAGCATACGAGCGGCGGGTCGAGCGGCGGCGCAGCCGTCTCGGTGGCGCTGGGCCTCGGCCCGATCGCCATGTCGACCGACGGCGCGGGCTCGGGCCGCATCCCGGCCGCCTGCTGCGGTGTCTACGGGCTGAAGGCGACGCTCGGCCGCGTGCCGCACGAAGTGCCGCCGGACCAGTTCGGCCAGCTCACCTATCTCGGCGTCATGGCGCGCCATCCGGGCGATCTCGGCGCCGGCCTCGCCTCGATGTCGCGCAGCCACCCCAACGATCCGTGGACGCTGGCCATCGGCCGCGAGCCTTTCGCCTGGCCCGACAAAGCGGGCGGGCATCCCATCGCCGGCAAGCGGATCACCGTGATCCGCCGCATGACCGGCGGCTATCTCGATCCGGACACCGAGGCCCGCCTCGATGCCGCACTCGCCTTCCTCGACAAGCAGGGCGCGAAGATCAAGGAGATGGACGGCCGCGAGATCGACTGGAAGCTCGACGTGGCGCGCATCATCCTGCGCGCCAACCAGATCGAGCGCTTTGCCGACATCCTGAAGAACCGGCGCGGCGATCTCGACCCGTCCTTTGCCAGGACGCTCGACGAAGGCAACGCCGTCGACGTCGTGGCCCTGCGCCGCGCGATCGTCGATCGCACCACCGCCTTCAAGGCCGTGCAGGGCCTGTTCGCCGATTGCGACCTACTGCTGACGCCCACCGTCGCCACGCCGGCGCCGCCCGCCACCCAGAACCAGTTCGAGCCGCTGGTGGTCGACGGCAAGCCGCTCGGCGACCTGCGGGCCGCCTGGTACACCTACACGATCCCCTTCAACATGACCGGCCATCCGGCGATCTCGATCCCGTTCGGCCGCTCGAAGGCGGGCCTCCCCATCGGCATCCACTTCGTGGCGCCGTGGTACGCCGAAGGTCACCTGATCAAGCTCGCCCAGGCGTTCGACGCGGAGACCGGCGCATCGGCCGAGTTCCCGCCGGGCTTCGCCGCCGGCGCCTGA
- a CDS encoding ABC transporter permease: protein MRGATSAPRSLGWLLLPALLVLALFLGSVALLFFHAFWGKDGFSLIYFRQILDRADYHEVFLRTVSIAAIVSVAAAVLAYPIAWLLWRLPRWRNLLLVIVLVPWLVSLVVRTYGWLVILGPKGFLNETLKWAGVIQSPLPLIFNDLGVVIGLTHVLMPFAVISTLSVLLQIDNRLEEASESLGAGGFETWRRVVLPLSLPGVFTGLSITFLTSMGAIVTPILLGGIRQKMAGTQIYQEVVYNFNMSKASAWAICLLLLSALGLALLRAAEAALVPKADR from the coding sequence ATGCGCGGCGCCACCTCCGCCCCTCGAAGCCTGGGTTGGCTGCTGCTGCCGGCCCTGCTCGTGCTCGCCCTCTTCCTGGGTTCGGTGGCGCTGCTCTTCTTCCATGCCTTCTGGGGCAAGGACGGCTTCTCGCTGATCTACTTCCGCCAGATCCTCGATCGCGCGGACTATCACGAAGTGTTCCTGCGCACCGTGTCGATCGCGGCCATCGTGTCGGTTGCCGCGGCGGTGCTCGCCTATCCGATCGCCTGGCTGCTGTGGCGCCTGCCGCGCTGGCGCAACCTCCTGCTGGTGATCGTCCTGGTGCCATGGCTCGTCAGCCTCGTCGTGCGCACCTACGGCTGGCTGGTGATCCTGGGGCCCAAGGGCTTTCTCAACGAGACGCTGAAATGGGCCGGCGTCATCCAATCGCCGCTGCCGCTGATCTTCAACGATCTCGGCGTGGTGATCGGCCTCACGCATGTGCTGATGCCGTTTGCCGTCATTTCCACCCTGTCGGTGCTGCTGCAGATCGACAACCGGCTGGAGGAAGCGAGCGAATCGCTGGGTGCCGGCGGCTTCGAGACATGGCGCCGCGTCGTGCTGCCGCTGTCGCTGCCCGGCGTCTTCACCGGTCTTAGCATCACCTTCCTCACCTCGATGGGCGCCATCGTGACGCCGATCCTGCTGGGCGGCATCCGCCAGAAGATGGCGGGCACGCAGATCTATCAGGAGGTCGTCTACAACTTCAACATGAGCAAGGCCTCGGCCTGGGCGATCTGCCTGCTGCTGCTGAGCGCCCTCGGCCTCGCTCTGCTGCGCGCCGCCGAGGCGGCGCTCGTGCCGAAGGCCGACCGATGA
- a CDS encoding LysR substrate-binding domain-containing protein, whose translation MITSRQLEAFRAIMAHGTVTAAAERLGVSQPAVSKILAGLEHEIGYPLFTRIKRRLAPTSEARLLEQEVTRLYHSLERVTEVAREIRERQVGDLLIYSTPALGRSVLPDVMAGFMKRHAKAHIVFHVRSSTYINQKMVDQQIDLGFSMMPFEHPSMVTEELSRATAVCVLPRDHRLARRKVIRPVDLRGERFLSFPLDGRMRHLIDAAFEQERIERQLQIDVYSSADACALAARGLGVAIVEPFTARDHLDQGIAVVPFEPRIRYLFRAMRPRYRKPSRLADAFLDAVKVHLKAKGWA comes from the coding sequence ATGATCACGTCGCGCCAGCTCGAAGCCTTTCGCGCCATCATGGCGCACGGCACCGTGACCGCCGCCGCCGAGCGGCTGGGCGTCTCGCAGCCCGCGGTGAGCAAGATCCTGGCGGGCCTTGAGCACGAGATCGGCTATCCGCTGTTCACGCGCATCAAGCGGCGGCTGGCGCCGACCAGCGAGGCGAGGCTTCTGGAGCAGGAGGTGACTCGACTCTATCACAGTCTCGAACGAGTGACCGAGGTGGCGCGCGAGATTCGCGAACGCCAGGTCGGCGACCTGCTGATCTACTCGACACCGGCGCTCGGGCGCAGCGTGCTGCCCGACGTCATGGCGGGTTTCATGAAGCGCCACGCCAAGGCGCACATCGTTTTTCACGTCCGCAGCTCGACCTACATCAACCAGAAGATGGTCGATCAGCAGATCGACCTCGGCTTCTCGATGATGCCGTTCGAGCATCCGTCGATGGTCACCGAGGAGTTGAGTCGGGCGACCGCCGTCTGCGTGCTGCCGCGCGACCATCGCCTGGCGCGGCGCAAGGTGATTCGGCCTGTCGATCTGCGCGGTGAACGCTTCCTGTCCTTCCCGCTCGACGGCCGTATGCGGCACCTGATCGACGCGGCCTTCGAGCAGGAGCGGATAGAGCGGCAGTTGCAGATCGACGTCTATTCCTCGGCCGACGCCTGCGCCCTGGCGGCGCGCGGGCTCGGAGTCGCGATCGTCGAGCCGTTCACGGCGCGCGATCATCTCGATCAGGGCATCGCGGTCGTGCCGTTCGAGCCGCGCATCCGCTACCTGTTCCGCGCCATGCGGCCACGCTACCGCAAGCCGTCGCGTCTGGCCGATGCGTTCCTCGATGCCGTGAAGGTTCACCTCAAGGCCAAGGGCTGGGCGTGA
- a CDS encoding ABC transporter permease: MNAPLIKLGRAGSFALLLFLPLPIVVIGATSFAAAGYLRFPPGELSLRWYAEAATDPRWIEAFATSLGIAAVVAVLVTAIAFAGAYACHRLRPRWLPAFELAVMSPLFFPHAALGVALVNVLAMAGYLGTATGIVIAHIVCTLPFAWRPIVVALQKIDGEIVEAASLLGADERRIALGIALPLARSGLVTALLFSFIISFDEVTVTMFLTGPQVTTLPVQIYAFIQENASPVLAAISTATVVVTLLVVMLLERLIGLEFFVAHDPA, translated from the coding sequence ATGAACGCGCCCCTGATCAAGCTTGGCCGTGCCGGCTCCTTCGCGCTGCTGCTCTTCCTGCCGCTGCCTATCGTGGTGATTGGCGCGACCTCGTTCGCGGCCGCCGGCTATCTCCGCTTCCCGCCGGGCGAACTCAGCCTGCGCTGGTACGCCGAGGCCGCCACCGATCCGCGCTGGATCGAAGCCTTCGCGACCAGCCTCGGCATCGCCGCGGTGGTTGCCGTGCTGGTGACCGCCATCGCCTTCGCCGGCGCCTATGCCTGCCACCGGCTGCGGCCGCGCTGGCTGCCGGCCTTCGAGCTGGCGGTCATGTCGCCGCTGTTCTTTCCGCACGCGGCGCTCGGCGTGGCGCTGGTGAACGTGCTCGCCATGGCGGGCTATCTCGGCACGGCAACGGGAATCGTGATCGCCCACATCGTCTGCACGCTCCCCTTTGCGTGGCGGCCGATCGTGGTCGCCCTGCAGAAGATCGACGGCGAGATCGTCGAGGCGGCCTCGCTGCTGGGCGCCGACGAACGGCGCATCGCGCTGGGCATCGCGCTGCCGCTGGCGCGCTCGGGCCTCGTCACCGCGCTTCTCTTCTCCTTCATCATCTCGTTCGACGAGGTGACGGTGACGATGTTCCTCACCGGCCCGCAGGTCACGACCCTGCCGGTCCAGATCTATGCCTTCATCCAGGAAAACGCGTCTCCGGTGCTGGCGGCGATCTCGACCGCGACAGTCGTCGTCACCCTGCTGGTGGTGATGCTGCTGGAGCGTCTGATCGGCCTCGAATTCTTCGTGGCCCATGACCCGGCATAG
- a CDS encoding ABC transporter ATP-binding protein translates to MSRGTIQVAGIGKEFGAATVLDGVDLTIAGGSFVTLLGPSGCGKTTLLRLIAGFLEPSRGSIAIDGAPMGGVPPRRRPLGMVFQNLALFPHLDVFENVAYGMRIRGMAAAEISGRVSKFLALVGLAGFESRRIGQLSGGQKQRVALARSLALEPAILLLDEPLSALDLQLRRQLQVELKSIQRQLATTFVFVTHDQEEATMLSDTIVVMNGGRVQQVGTPGEIYRRPASPFVARFVGDINMLDGRISAVDATSVAVSLGGTKISVPRSTLVGTPGIGAACQIACRPEAVRLGHAAEGALSLDARISALHRLGPTVKAVLDTPLGPLTALSMADTPQGAELAEGKTVRLSVPSDSFTVFAST, encoded by the coding sequence GTGAGCCGAGGCACCATCCAGGTCGCCGGCATCGGCAAGGAGTTCGGCGCCGCTACGGTCCTCGACGGGGTGGATCTCACCATCGCCGGCGGCAGCTTCGTCACCCTGCTCGGCCCCTCGGGCTGCGGAAAGACGACGCTGCTGCGCCTGATCGCCGGGTTCCTCGAGCCGAGCCGTGGCAGCATCGCCATCGACGGCGCGCCCATGGGGGGCGTGCCGCCGCGCCGGCGCCCTCTCGGCATGGTGTTCCAGAACCTGGCACTATTCCCCCATCTCGACGTGTTCGAGAACGTGGCCTACGGCATGCGAATCCGTGGCATGGCGGCGGCCGAGATTTCCGGCCGCGTCTCCAAGTTCCTGGCCCTCGTCGGCCTCGCCGGATTCGAGAGCCGCCGCATCGGCCAGCTCTCCGGCGGCCAGAAACAGCGCGTGGCGCTGGCGCGATCGCTGGCCCTCGAACCCGCCATCCTGCTGCTCGACGAGCCGCTGAGCGCCCTGGACCTGCAGCTCCGCCGCCAGCTCCAGGTCGAGCTGAAATCGATCCAGCGCCAGCTCGCCACGACCTTCGTCTTCGTCACGCACGACCAGGAAGAAGCGACAATGCTGTCGGACACGATCGTCGTGATGAACGGTGGCCGTGTGCAGCAGGTCGGCACACCCGGCGAGATCTATCGCCGCCCCGCCTCGCCGTTCGTCGCGCGATTCGTGGGCGACATCAACATGCTGGACGGCCGGATCTCCGCCGTCGACGCGACTTCAGTTGCCGTCTCTCTCGGCGGCACGAAGATCTCGGTGCCACGCTCGACGTTGGTGGGCACGCCCGGCATCGGCGCCGCCTGCCAGATCGCCTGCCGCCCCGAAGCGGTGCGCCTCGGCCATGCCGCCGAGGGTGCGCTGTCGCTCGACGCCCGCATCTCCGCCCTGCATCGCCTCGGGCCCACGGTAAAGGCCGTACTCGACACGCCGCTGGGGCCGCTCACCGCGCTGTCCATGGCCGACACGCCCCAGGGTGCGGAACTCGCCGAAGGAAAGACCGTGCGTCTTTCCGTGCCCTCCGACAGTTTCACCGTCTTCGCTTCAACCTGA